The Mercurialis annua linkage group LG2, ddMerAnnu1.2, whole genome shotgun sequence genome contains a region encoding:
- the LOC126669168 gene encoding LOW QUALITY PROTEIN: B3 domain-containing transcription repressor VAL1 (The sequence of the model RefSeq protein was modified relative to this genomic sequence to represent the inferred CDS: substituted 1 base at 1 genomic stop codon), whose protein sequence is MGSKICMNASCGITISHEWKRGWTMRSGVYGLLCYTCGTAYENSVYCDTFHLDEPGWRECYTCNKRLHCGCVASKSLFELLDYGGVGCTSCLKSSRLLSVHRDDIPNGFGPLSYNNSGDQESTPLEKQSTHNTLDEGRLAQFCRLMEANEPQPLCQSEGTKTNADRVQFRQEETTHPTGEAGTGFSVAAQSSVVPSKFPNGTRSKLDMRDLHRPLAQPSLSMGLGPSSGSTSFLPFSSGVVDGREQGKTSPFQQGQRARPILPKPSKPAFSGSSETNKTAVTDLRIARPPAEGRGKNQLLPRYWPRITDQELQQLSGDLNSNIVPLFEKVLSASDAGRIGRLVLPKACAEAYFPSISQSEGIPLRVQDVKGREWTFQFRFWPNNNSRMYVLEGVTPCIQAMQLRAGDTITFSQIDPGAKLVVGFRKATNNSIDPQDAQTSALPNGAASAETSGIVTVSGYYGVLQSLTKARVLTQILCLNIXADGDIGWNKSENDGGRLNADALQQATPEKKRTRNIGPKSKRLLMHSDDALELRLTWEEAQDLLRPPPSVKPSIVTIEDHEFEEYDEPPVFGKRTIFADRPSGGQEQWAQCDDCFKWRKLPEDVLLPPRWTCVDNVWDSSRYSCSAPEEMSPKDLDSFLRVSKDLKKRRMVERRKPSPEPEPSGLDALASAAVLGENLVDSGEPSVGATTKHPRHRPGCSCIVCIQPPSGKGKHKPTCTCNVCMTVKRRFKTLMLRKKKRQSEREAETFQKDNNDHRDDSEMIGLSNSILHLNNSENEGSSNRNHTEIPESSGGHIDLNCHPNREDMQPDMQGLSMMNISDASSLRFDDYMKQNRLSSLVLERPASMRSCLHSQSSGENLRRLSDEAFLASVGWNHESKGD, encoded by the exons atGGGGTCCAAGATTTGCATGAATGCATCGTGTGGAATCACTATAAGTCATGAATGGAAGAGAGGATGGACTATGCGATCTGGTGTATACGGTCTTCTTTGCTATACTTGcgg AACTGCATACGAGAATTCAGTTTACTGTGACACATTCCACTTGGATGAGCCTGGTTGGAGGGAATGTTACACTTGTAATAAG CGACTGCACTGTGGATGCGTAGCGTCTAAGTCACTGTTCGAGCTTTTGGATTACGGAGGTGTTGGGTGTACTAGCTGTTTAAAGAGTTCACGACTTCTCTCG GTTCATAGGGATGACATTCCTAATGGATTTGGCCCGTTGTCATATAATAATTCTGGTGATCAGGAATCCACTCCTCTAGAAAAGCAATCTACTCACAATACTCTTGACGAGGGAAGACTTGCACAGTTCTGCAGACTTATGGAAGCTAATGAGCCACAGCCACTGTGTCAATCTGAGGGAACCAAGACAAATGCAGATCGAGTGCAATTTAGACAAGAGGAGACCACACATCCAACTGGGGAAGCTGGCACAGGCTTCTCAGTTGCAGCTCAATCATCAGTCGTACCTTCTAAATTTCCCAATGGTACTAGATCAAAACTTGACATGAGGGATTTGCATAGACCACTTGCTCAGCCATCATTGAGTATGGGACTGGGACCTTCTTCTGGAAGTACAAGTTTTCTTCCATTTTCTTCTGGGGTGGTTGATGGAAGGGAGCAAGGAAAAACATCTCCATTTCAGCAAGGGCAAAGAGCTCGCCCAATATTACCCAAACCGTCAAAACCTGCCTTTTCTGGGAGTTCAGAGACCAATAAGACTGCAGTTACTGATCTACGGATTGCAAGACCACCTGCTGAGGGGAGGGGAAAAAATCAGTTGCTTCCACGTTACTGGCCAAGGATCACTGATCAAGAGCTACAACAATTATCTGGAGA TTTAAATTCCAATATTGTGCCATTATTTGAGAAGGTTCTCAGTGCCAGTGATGCTGGCCGAATTGGCCGTTTAGTTCTCCCAAAAGCATGTGCTGAA GCATATTTTCCTTCTATTTCTCAATCTGAAGGCATTCCTTTAAGGGTTCAAGACGTGAAGGGAAGAGAATGGACCTTTCAATTCAGATTTTGGCCTAATAACAACAGTAGAATGTATGTGTTGGAGGGTGTAACTCCTTGTATACAAGCTATGCAATTACGAGCGGGTGATACAA TAACATTTAGTCAGATAGATCCTGGAGCCAAACTTGTTGTAGGTTTTCGCAAGGCAACAAACAACTCAATTGATCCACAG GATGCCCAAACTTCTGCCCTTCCTAATGGTGCTGCCTCAGCAGAAACATCTGGTATTGTTACAGTAAGTGGTTACTATGGTGTGTTGCAATCCTTAACCAAAGCAAGAGTCCTTACCCAAATTCTTTGTTTGAACATTTAAGCAGATGGTGACATTGGTTGGAACAAAAGTGAGAATGATGGAGGCAGGTTAAATGCGGATGCATTGCAGCAGGCAACACCAGAGAAGAAGAGGACAAGAAATATTGGACCAAAGAGCAAGAGATTACTCATGCACAGTGACGATGCTTTGGAGCTTAGACTTACATGGGAAGAAGCGCAAGACTTGCTTCGTCCCCCACCAAGTGTCAAGCCAAGCATTGTCACTATCGAGGACCATGAATTTGAAGAATATGAT GAGCCTCCAGTTTTTGGGAAGAGGACCATATTTGCAGATAGACCATCAGG GGGACAGGAGCAATGGGCTCAATGTGATGATTGCTTTAAATGGCGAAAATTGCCAGAGGATGTTCTTCTGCCTCCAAGGTGGACCTGTGTAGACAATGTTTGGGATTCAAGCAG ATATTCATGTTCTGCACCAGAGGAAATGAGTCCAAAAGATCTGGATAGTTTTCTGAGGGTGAGCAAAG ATTTGAAGAAGCGGAGGATGGTTGAGAGACGCAAGCCATCCCCTGAACCTGAGCCTTCAGGATTAGATGCTCTAGCTAGTGCTGCAGTATTAGGAGAAAATCTAGTCGACTCTGGTGAGCCATCAGTTGGAGCTACTACGAAGCATCCCCGGCATCGACCTGGTTGTTCTTGCATTGTCTGCATTCAGCCACCAAGTGGGAAGGGCAAACACAAACCGACATGCACATGCAATGTGTGTATGACAGTAAAGCGACGCTTCAAAACCCTCATGTTGCGGAAGAAGAAACGTCAATCAGAACGTGAAGCAGAAACTTTCCAGAAGGATAATAATGATCACAGGGATGATTCTGAAATGATTGGCTTGAGTAATTCCATATTGCATTTGAATAACTCTGAGAATGAAGGGAGTTCTAATAGAAATCATACTGAGATCCCTGAGAGTAGTGGTGGCCACATAGACCTAAATTGTCATCCAAATCGCGAGGACATGCAGCCGGACATGCAAGGGTTGAGCATGATGAACATTTCTGATGCATCTAGCTTACGATTTGACGATTATATGAAGCAAAATAGGCTTTCAAGCTTGGTGCTGGAGCGGCCGGCTAGCATGCGCTCCTGTCTACATTCACAAAGTAGCGGTGAGAATCTGAGACGGTTGTCCGATGAAGCATTTCTTGCATCTGTTGGCTGGAATCATGAGAGTAAAGGTGATTGA
- the LOC126669315 gene encoding uncharacterized protein LOC126669315, protein MMTETVTGDQSVLKLEKKDAMKLWLEMKQNGFLTPSVDQMPSRSIQSKRQKNNMPVKRKELVKMQEVSSFDKIVEPAFGLVKVHDNAEVLLSDEVIVMPKRQTKRRVVDPSNRSREVAKVQRLDRFNKLAAPSGLLNEVNPGIINRMRSSEQVYSVIKALVRRDDDQNVRVDCQGKNLVEKDGNECSNSLSRSNELELCFNTAETLSHITKHKEVVADLGVAMIKIEENEGDDVKLSLTSSRESETATSCISSEKSMQTASVDSLSQQGTTIASQWLKCLHQDVTSRLAALRKSQMRVQDVIQTELPLILAREFAVNLENKQFSAAGSPISAVDMHQAKWNSMFHRMDQELSEEANQLEHWLNQVIEIQSHNNHGFQFRDWYTKQILQ, encoded by the exons ATGATGACAGAAACTGTGACCGGCGATCAGTCGGTGCTTAAATTGGAGAAAAAGGATGCAATGAAATTGTGGTTGGAAATGAAACAGAATGGGTTTCTTACACCTTCTGTTGATCAAATGCCCTCACGAAGTATTCAGTCGAAGAGACAGAAAAATAATATGCCCGTTAAGAGAAAGGAGCTTGTAAAGATGCAAGAAGTTAGTAGTTTTGATAAGATTGTTGAACCTGCATTTGGGCTGGTTAAGGTACATGATAATGCTGAGGTTTTGCTTTCCGATGAGGTAATTGTAATGCCGAAAAGACAAACTAAGAGACGTGTAGTTGATCCATCCAATAGGAGTAGGGAAGTTGCTAAAGTGCAACGGCTGGACAGGTTTAATAAGCTTGCTGCGCCCAGTGGGTTGCTTAACGAAGTTAATCCGGGGATTATAAACCGGATGAGAAGCAGTGAACAGGTCTATTCAGTAATTAAAGCTCTAGTCAGAAGAGATGATGATCAGAATGTCCGAGTGGATTGCCAGGGAAAGAACTTAGTGGAAAAAGATGGAAATGAATGTTCTAACAGCTTATCCAGGAGTAACGAGCTGGAACTTTGTTTTAATACAGCAGAAACACTTTCACATATAACAAAACACAAGGAAGTGGTTGCTGATTTGGGTGTAGCAATGATTAAGATAGAGGAGAACGAAGGGGACGATGTGAAGTTGTCATTAACTTCGAGTAGGGAATCAGAAACTGCGACCAGTTGTATCTCCAGTGAGAAATCAATGCAAACAGCTAGTGTTGATTCTCTTTCTCAACAAG GTACAACTATAGCTTCTCAATGGTTAAAATGTCTCCACCAGGATGTTACAAGCCGTCTTGCAG CATTGAGAAAAAGTCAAATGAGAGTTCAAGATGTAATCCAGACAGAGTTGCCTCTTATTCTAGCAAGAGAATTTGCAGTTAACCTAGAAAATAAGCAGTTTTCTGCTGCTGGAAGTCCCATTTCAGCCGTGGATATGCACCAAGCCAAGTGGAATTCTATGTTTCATCGAATGGATCAAGAACTCAGTGAAGAGGCAAATCAGCTG GAACACTGGCTGAACCAAGTAATAGAAATCCAGTCACACAATAATCATG GCTTTCAGTTTCGCGATTggtatacaaaacaaattttgcAATAG
- the LOC126669314 gene encoding uncharacterized protein LOC126669314 isoform X1 has translation MLQWMGGSRKKVTTSKKSLQKRQKQYFEQRRRQQQNQQIAAAGLDSSFDGGGNKKWEEESPKLHNKSLDILNLLNFSASSRESEHNCPSGITEERNVNTSTCKYFITMDAPIIQGTTVIPADSVEIEKTSCPSDYQTEILSPKKVPRVLPGCLDNHKSVYGSNEKSDPWGAATQKEVSVFDLLGDDEPNGYLEEGPTHEAHVAFSVDGLYTVFLRLMFSLGVGKVESETPLQSPQQPDRYVSYGSFSPSKAARKLNLSRNRNSLLNDLELEVDAIMQDLEMPLRRSSLENSIGIDDSFSKFKKNSYAARDHIQHDGQGCKVRSSFSHGQAFCSTANNLEDLWDDRYSLSADFLDERQCGMSRESWSHHFDGDSYDYLNHRKPKYTFGDPHLLNKRDATKAAKRFSFQDSPPTKHHMSEDDYDFRNLRGARQRSGAINVCYEDAASIPDWCSFVVEDSRKSPSLLSEESCSSTAVRGEQVRS, from the exons ATGTTGCAGTGGATGGGAGGTTCAAGGAAGAAAGTGACAACT TCGAAGAAATCGTTACAGAAGAG ACAAAAGCAATACTTCGAACAAAGAAGACGGCAGCAACAGAACCAGCAGATAGCTGCTGCGGGGTTGGATAGTAGTTTTGATGGAGGAGGAAATAAAAAATGGGAAGAAGAAAGTCCTAAATTGCACAATAAGTCGCTTGATATTCTCAATTTGCTCAACTTTTCAGCTTCGTCTCGTGAATCGGAGCACAATTGCCCCAGTGGTA TAACGGAAGAACGAAATGTCAATACTTCAACATGCAAGTATTTTATCACTATGGATGCACCAATAATACAAGGAACTACAGTCATTCCTGCAGATTCTGttgaaattgagaaaacaa GCTGTCCATCAGATTACCAAACAGAGATTCTTTCCCCAAAGAA GGTTCCCAGGGTTCTGCCTGGTTGTCTAGATAATCACAAGTCTGTATATGGCAGTAATGAGAAATCTGATCCTTGGGGTGCAGCAACTCAAAAAG agGTATCAGTTTTTGATTTGCTTGGTGATGATGAACCAAATGGATATTTGGAAGAAGGTCCCACACATGAAGCTCATGTTGCATTCTCAGTTGATG GTCTCTATACTGTTTTTCTGCGCTTGATGTTCTCACTAG GTGTCGGCAAAGTGGAATCAGAAACACCCCTACAGTCACCACAACAACCTGATAG GTACGTATCATATGGTTCCTTCTCACCTTCAAAGGCTGCAAGGAAATTAAACCTATCAAGAAACCGTAATTCTCTGTTAAATGATCTTGAGCTTGAAGTG GATGCAATAATGCAAGATCTTGAGATGCCCTTGAGGAGGAGTTCCTTGGAAAATTCTATAGGAATTGATGATTCATTTAGCAAATTTAAGAAGAATTCATATGCTGCCAGAGACCACATACAACATGATGGCCAGGGTTGTAAAGTAAGGAGCTCATTCTCCCATGGACAAGCATTTTGTAGCACTGCCAACAATTTAGAAGACTTATGGGATg ATAGATATAGTTTATCTGCTGACTTTCTTGATGAAAGACAATGTGGTATGTCTCGAGAAAGCTGGTCCCATCATTTTGACGGCGATTCTTATGACTATCTGAATCATAGAAAGCCAAAGTATACTTTTGGAGATCCCCATCTGCTGAATAAAAG GGATGCTACAAAAGCAGCTAAAAGGTTCAGTTTTCAAG ATTCTCCTCCGACAAAACACCACATGTCAGAAGATGATTATGATTTCAGAAATTTAAGAGGCGCAAG GCAACGTTCGGGGGCGATAAACGTGTGTTATGAAGATGCAGCTTCCATTCCTGATTGGTGTTCCTTCGTGGTGGAAGATTCAAGAAAAAGTCCGAGTCTGTTGAG TGAAGAGTCATGCTCATCCACAGcag TGAGGGGTGAGCAGGTGCGGAGCTAG
- the LOC126669314 gene encoding uncharacterized protein LOC126669314 isoform X2, with the protein MLQWMGGSRKKVTTSKKSLQKRQKQYFEQRRRQQQNQQIAAAGLDSSFDGGGNKKWEEESPKLHNKSLDILNLLNFSASSRESEHNCPSGITEERNVNTSTCKYFITMDAPIIQGTTVIPADSVEIEKTSCPSDYQTEILSPKKVPRVLPGCLDNHKSVYGSNEKSDPWGAATQKEVSVFDLLGDDEPNGYLEEGPTHEAHVAFSVDGVGKVESETPLQSPQQPDRYVSYGSFSPSKAARKLNLSRNRNSLLNDLELEVDAIMQDLEMPLRRSSLENSIGIDDSFSKFKKNSYAARDHIQHDGQGCKVRSSFSHGQAFCSTANNLEDLWDDRYSLSADFLDERQCGMSRESWSHHFDGDSYDYLNHRKPKYTFGDPHLLNKRDATKAAKRFSFQDSPPTKHHMSEDDYDFRNLRGARQRSGAINVCYEDAASIPDWCSFVVEDSRKSPSLLSEESCSSTAVRGEQVRS; encoded by the exons ATGTTGCAGTGGATGGGAGGTTCAAGGAAGAAAGTGACAACT TCGAAGAAATCGTTACAGAAGAG ACAAAAGCAATACTTCGAACAAAGAAGACGGCAGCAACAGAACCAGCAGATAGCTGCTGCGGGGTTGGATAGTAGTTTTGATGGAGGAGGAAATAAAAAATGGGAAGAAGAAAGTCCTAAATTGCACAATAAGTCGCTTGATATTCTCAATTTGCTCAACTTTTCAGCTTCGTCTCGTGAATCGGAGCACAATTGCCCCAGTGGTA TAACGGAAGAACGAAATGTCAATACTTCAACATGCAAGTATTTTATCACTATGGATGCACCAATAATACAAGGAACTACAGTCATTCCTGCAGATTCTGttgaaattgagaaaacaa GCTGTCCATCAGATTACCAAACAGAGATTCTTTCCCCAAAGAA GGTTCCCAGGGTTCTGCCTGGTTGTCTAGATAATCACAAGTCTGTATATGGCAGTAATGAGAAATCTGATCCTTGGGGTGCAGCAACTCAAAAAG agGTATCAGTTTTTGATTTGCTTGGTGATGATGAACCAAATGGATATTTGGAAGAAGGTCCCACACATGAAGCTCATGTTGCATTCTCAGTTGATG GTGTCGGCAAAGTGGAATCAGAAACACCCCTACAGTCACCACAACAACCTGATAG GTACGTATCATATGGTTCCTTCTCACCTTCAAAGGCTGCAAGGAAATTAAACCTATCAAGAAACCGTAATTCTCTGTTAAATGATCTTGAGCTTGAAGTG GATGCAATAATGCAAGATCTTGAGATGCCCTTGAGGAGGAGTTCCTTGGAAAATTCTATAGGAATTGATGATTCATTTAGCAAATTTAAGAAGAATTCATATGCTGCCAGAGACCACATACAACATGATGGCCAGGGTTGTAAAGTAAGGAGCTCATTCTCCCATGGACAAGCATTTTGTAGCACTGCCAACAATTTAGAAGACTTATGGGATg ATAGATATAGTTTATCTGCTGACTTTCTTGATGAAAGACAATGTGGTATGTCTCGAGAAAGCTGGTCCCATCATTTTGACGGCGATTCTTATGACTATCTGAATCATAGAAAGCCAAAGTATACTTTTGGAGATCCCCATCTGCTGAATAAAAG GGATGCTACAAAAGCAGCTAAAAGGTTCAGTTTTCAAG ATTCTCCTCCGACAAAACACCACATGTCAGAAGATGATTATGATTTCAGAAATTTAAGAGGCGCAAG GCAACGTTCGGGGGCGATAAACGTGTGTTATGAAGATGCAGCTTCCATTCCTGATTGGTGTTCCTTCGTGGTGGAAGATTCAAGAAAAAGTCCGAGTCTGTTGAG TGAAGAGTCATGCTCATCCACAGcag TGAGGGGTGAGCAGGTGCGGAGCTAG